In Paraglaciecola sp. T6c, the sequence GAAGTGACCTTTCTTTCAAATCAATTTGCTAGCTATTAAGCAATGATTTTTGCAACAACGCCTGCACCTACTGTGCGGCCACCTTCACGGATTGCGAAGCGTAAACCTTCGTCCATCGCGATAGGAGCAATCAATTCAACTACGAATTTCAAGTTGTCACCAGGCATTACCATTTCTACGCCTTCAGGAAGCTCTACAGCACCTGTTACGTCAGTTGTACGGAAGTAGAACTGTGGACGGTAACCTTTGAAGAATGGAGTATGACGGCCACCTTCGTCTTTGCTTAGTACGTATACTTCAGCTTCGAATTGAGTGTGTGGGTTGATTGAACCAGGCTTAGCTAGTACTTGACCACGCTCAACATCTTCACGCTTAGTACCACGAAGCAATGCACCGATGTTCTCACCAGCACGACCTTCGTCAAGCAATTTACGGAACATTTCAACACCAGTTACCGTTGAAGTCGTTGTATCTTTCATACCAACGATTTCTACTGCATCACCTGTGTTTACGATACCACGCTCAACACGACCTGTTACAACCGTACCACGACCTGAAATTGAGAATACATCTTCAATTGGAAGTAGGAAAGGCTTGTCGATGTCACGCTCTGGCTCTGGGATGTAGCTATCAAGGGCTTCTGCAAGCTCAATGATTTTTGCTTCCCATTGCTCTTCGCCTTCTAGGGCTTTAAGCGCTGAACCTTGGATTACTGGTAAGTCGTCGCCAGGGAATTCGTATTCTGAAAGCAATTCACGTACTTCCATCTCTACCAATTCTAACAATTCTTCGTCGTCAACCATGTCACATTTGTTCATGAAAACAACCATGAAAGGTACGCCAACCTGACGGCCTAACAAGATGTGCTCACGTGTTTGTGGCATAGGACCATCGGTCGCTGCTACTACTAGAATCGCGCCATCCATTTGAGCAGCACCAGTGATCATGTTTTTTACATAATCGGCGTGTCCAGGACAGTCAACGTGTGCGTAGTGACGAGTAGGCGTATCGTATTCAACGTGAGACGTTGAAATTGTGATACCACGCTCGCGCTCTTCAGGAGCGTTATCGATTTGATCGAATGCAGATGCTGCACCACCGTACGTTTTTGCTAGTACAGTAGTAATTGCTGCTGTTAGAGTGGTTTTACCGTGGTCAACGTGGCCGATTGTACCGACGTTTACATGCGGTTTAGTGCGTTCAAACTTTGCTTTTGCCATTGTCTATTCCCCAGCAAATTGTGATAAGAAATTGTGTTTACTTTTTGAACTGGGGAGAGAAAGTGGTGCTGATAGGCAGATTCGAACTGCCGACCTCACCCTTACCAAGGGTGCGCTCTACCAACTGAGCCATATCAGCACTGATTGGAGCGGACAGAGGGAATCGAACCCTCATCATCAGCTTGGAAGGCTGAGGTAATAGCCTTTATACGATGTCCGCACATCACATTCTCTCTAGCCACTTCACTTTTGAAAAAGTGGTGGAGGGGGCAGGATTCGAACCTGCGAAGGCTGAGCCGTCAGATTTACAGTCTGATCCCGTTGACCGCTTGGGTACCCCTCCAGATTGATGGTGCCGACTACCGGAGTCGAACTGGTGACCTACTGATTACAAGTCAGTTGCTCTACCAACTGAGCTAAGTCGGCACGTCATCAAGTGGGTGCGGATATTAGAGCAACATTTCCGATCACGCAAGAGGCAATTATTAAAAAATTACTTTTTTTGTATCGTTTGGCTAAAATTGCAGCTAATTTGCCTTTATAAGGCCTTTTTGTTTGTTTTTACAGCAGATAAATAAGCGATATTTAGGTAAATAAATATTCGAGTAAGCCCAATAAAACTAAATTTTTATGAAAATAGTAATGTTTAGGTGCGTTTTTTTTGATTAGCTCTTGGCCACCACCTGTGATGATCACTGTATATTCGCTTTTTCTCTCACGCATTTTTTGTTCAGCGGCGTAAATAAATCCATTTACGGCTGCGGCACACCCCATATTCACACAATCGACTGTTTGCTCACCTAGGGTTAAATCATTTGGAAAGTCATCGTTGGCGAACACCAATTCAGTATTTTTAATCAGGCTATCGCGCATTAAGCTAAAACCAGGAGCAATCCAGCCACCTAGATGTTGATGCCCAATCACTACATCGCAGGTATTTGCGGTGCCTAAGTCAATAACACAATACGCATCTGTGTTACTTATTCGCCGCGCTGCAATTACCGCTAGCCATCGGTCCACCCCTAATGTCGAAAAATTGCGATATGCACACCGCATCGAAAAAGCCTGAGCTTGAGATTTAGCTAAGATCAGAGGCACATGAAGCTCGGCGCACAGCGATTCCAGTAATTTGACTTGTTGACCCTGACCGACGGCTGCAGCAACGACCCGCTGACTTGCTTTAATCTGCTCGCGAAGTTTGCTCACCTCATTGCACCGAGTGACAATAAGCGGCTGCTCAAATACCCGCTCACTGATTTTGACGTGAGCGCTTTTAATAAAGCTGTTGCCTATATCTAATAAAAGCGCGTTAGCTTGCTCTGACACTTATTTCTCCACCACTGTACGCTTGAATGCCGTCTTCTTGCTCTAATAAAAGTGCCCCGGTTTTATCAATACCTTTACAAATGCCATGCACGGTTTTGTTACCGATTATCAAATAAACGGGTTTATCCTGGTACACGTTTCTGTTTCGCCACTTTTCAAGGAAAGGCTCTAGCCCAGCTTGGCTAAAGAGGTCAGCACAGCGGGTAAGTTCATCTAATAGCAGCGCACTGACTCGATTACGATCAAAGCCGTCTGGGTTTAGAGTGGCTAAATCAATCCAAGGTTGGTCTATGCGCTCACTGCCCATATCAAGTGCCATATTAAGTCCAACACCGATGATGCAATCACAGGCGCTGCCCATTTGCCCTTCCACTTCAATTAATACCCCCGCTAATTTTTTGCCTTGGGCGTAAATATCGTTAGGCCATTTCAACTGCACATCTTGGTAGCCTGCGGTTTCTAATGCTTGAGTGATGGCCACGCCGACTGCCAAGCTCAAACCTCCAATCGATTGATAACCACCAGCAAACTGCCAAAACTGCGATAAATACAAACTCGCTCCATAAGGGGAAACCCAAGTGCGACCTCGTCTTCCCCTCCCTGCGGTTTGCGCTTCCGCCAAGCACACATCACCATTATGTAAGGACCCAATACGCTCCTTTAGGTATTGATTAGTGGAGTCGACCACGTTTAACAGCGTTAGTTGAGTAGGAACAAAGTGCTCACAATGTTTGCTGATTAACGCTTCATCAAGCAACTGTATTGGCTCCGCGAGTCGATATCCTTTGCCCGTGACGCTAAAAATGTTTAATCCAAGTTCTGTGAGAGATTTTATATATTTAGATACCGCCGCTCTGGATATGCCAAGCTGCTCTCCCAACAATTCCCCTGAGCAGAACTGCCCATTTGCCAATGCTTGGACTATATGATTACGAAAGATATCTGACTGTTTGCTCGTGCCCTGCTTCATAATAAAACCCTTCCCTTGGCGCCAATAAGTTGTACTTCGTGCTCTAAGTCAATGCTGAACTGCTCTGCAACAGCATTTTTAATCCGCCTAGCTAGCGATAAAAGTTGCTCGCCTGTGCCTTGCTCGGCATTTGTTAATACGAGCGCTTGTTTGGGATGACAACGAATCCCGCCTTCAAACTGCCCCTTAAAACCTAGCTGATCGATTAGCCATGCCGCGGGTATTTTTACTGTCCTAGTATCTAAGGGATAGAAAGGCATTGATGGGAACTGCTGGTGCAATGCTGCAAGGTTATCGCAACTGATAATGGGATTTTTGAAGAAACTACCAGCATTGCCCAATACACTTGGATCGGGCAATTTTGCTTGGCGTACTTCTACTACCTTGTTAAATATGTCCTGTGCACTTGGGGCATGTAAAGCAGCTAATTCACCATAAGTAACAACGGGCTGCCACGCTTTTGGCAATAAGAAGGTTACCCCCACAATCATGGCCTTTTGCCATAGGGCATGCTTGAAAATACTGTCTCGATAACCAAACTCGCAATCTTTTGCTGCAATACTGTGAACTTGATTCGTCTTCAAGTCGATATATTGGACAGATTGAATAAAGCGCTCAACTTCAACACCGTAAGCACCAATATTCTGAATTGGCGCTGCGCCGACAGTACCTGGGATAAGTGCTAAATTTTCAAATCCATACATGGTGTGTTTCAGGCAATAAACGACCAGTTCATGCCAACTTTCCCCCGCGGCTGCCTTAATGATGTAGTGCGATTCATTCTCTTGCACGCCAATTCCCTTAAGCGCTACTTCTGCCACCGTGCCTTTATAATCAGCCACAAAGGCGGTGTTGCTGCCCTGTCCTAACAGGTAAAAGGGCTGTTTTTGGTGTTGAGCGATAAAGGTGTGTGCACTGTGCACACTTTTAATACTGACAAAGTCAGTACAGTGTGCGGGTAACCCAAAGGTGTGGAGCTGTTGCAGAGATTTCAATATAACAACCGATTGGCGATTTTGCGCTATTTTAGCCAAGGGCGAGCAAAAAACAAAGGCGTGATCCAGTTCGCTAATTTATGCCACTAGCGTATGCCAAAAGCACGTTTTAGCCGGCTAACAAGACCTTGCCGCTTATTCATGTTCGAACGCAAGTCTTTTACTCGATTAAACACCACGCCTAGTAAAGGCAATTCGGCTTCGTGGACTCTTTGCAAGGCTAATAATAAATCGGCCCCCTCATTCCTTTCCGCGTCACAAACAATAATGACACCATCGACAAACTTACCGACAGCGATTGCATCGCTGACAGTGTTAATTGGCGGCGTTTCTATTACCACGCGCTCATAATACCCTCTTAGTTTACGTAAAAATGCCGCAAATCGGGGTTTAGAGATGTAGGCTAATGGATCTGGCGGTAGAGGGCCACTGGGCATTAACATCAATGGACTACTGTGAACGGCATGAATACATTTGCTGAAGCTACTTTTATTCCCCAAAAAGCTGGTGAGCCCCGGTAAATTAGCATCAATGTCAAACATTTCAGCAATTTTAGGCTTTCGTAAGTCCACATCAATTAACAAGGTTTTTTCCATCCTGCTGAATGAATCAGCCAAGCTGGTCGATATTTCACTTTTGCCGTCTCGCTCGCCAATGCTTGTTACGGCAATAACCGCATTTTTATGCTGATTATTTTTTACCAGCAGTCCAGTACGTAATGAGCGTATAGCTTCGAAATATTGATAATTGCGCTCCCCCTCTGAATGCATTGACAGTGCAAATGGTTTACCTTTATTGGCTTTGGTCTGCTTAATTCTTGGCACCATACTCAAAATGGGCACATCCAAGTTAGATAACATACTTTTGAAACGTGTATATTTGTCACTGATCAAGTGCAAAATAAGCCAAAAGCCA encodes:
- a CDS encoding type III pantothenate kinase → MSEQANALLLDIGNSFIKSAHVKISERVFEQPLIVTRCNEVSKLREQIKASQRVVAAAVGQGQQVKLLESLCAELHVPLILAKSQAQAFSMRCAYRNFSTLGVDRWLAVIAARRISNTDAYCVIDLGTANTCDVVIGHQHLGGWIAPGFSLMRDSLIKNTELVFANDDFPNDLTLGEQTVDCVNMGCAAAVNGFIYAAEQKMRERKSEYTVIITGGGQELIKKNAPKHYYFHKNLVLLGLLEYLFT
- the murB gene encoding UDP-N-acetylmuramate dehydrogenase; the protein is MKSLQQLHTFGLPAHCTDFVSIKSVHSAHTFIAQHQKQPFYLLGQGSNTAFVADYKGTVAEVALKGIGVQENESHYIIKAAAGESWHELVVYCLKHTMYGFENLALIPGTVGAAPIQNIGAYGVEVERFIQSVQYIDLKTNQVHSIAAKDCEFGYRDSIFKHALWQKAMIVGVTFLLPKAWQPVVTYGELAALHAPSAQDIFNKVVEVRQAKLPDPSVLGNAGSFFKNPIISCDNLAALHQQFPSMPFYPLDTRTVKIPAAWLIDQLGFKGQFEGGIRCHPKQALVLTNAEQGTGEQLLSLARRIKNAVAEQFSIDLEHEVQLIGAKGRVLL
- the tuf gene encoding elongation factor Tu, whose protein sequence is MAKAKFERTKPHVNVGTIGHVDHGKTTLTAAITTVLAKTYGGAASAFDQIDNAPEERERGITISTSHVEYDTPTRHYAHVDCPGHADYVKNMITGAAQMDGAILVVAATDGPMPQTREHILLGRQVGVPFMVVFMNKCDMVDDEELLELVEMEVRELLSEYEFPGDDLPVIQGSALKALEGEEQWEAKIIELAEALDSYIPEPERDIDKPFLLPIEDVFSISGRGTVVTGRVERGIVNTGDAVEIVGMKDTTTSTVTGVEMFRKLLDEGRAGENIGALLRGTKREDVERGQVLAKPGSINPHTQFEAEVYVLSKDEGGRHTPFFKGYRPQFYFRTTDVTGAVELPEGVEMVMPGDNLKFVVELIAPIAMDEGLRFAIREGGRTVGAGVVAKIIA
- the birA gene encoding bifunctional biotin--[acetyl-CoA-carboxylase] ligase/biotin operon repressor BirA, which encodes MKQGTSKQSDIFRNHIVQALANGQFCSGELLGEQLGISRAAVSKYIKSLTELGLNIFSVTGKGYRLAEPIQLLDEALISKHCEHFVPTQLTLLNVVDSTNQYLKERIGSLHNGDVCLAEAQTAGRGRRGRTWVSPYGASLYLSQFWQFAGGYQSIGGLSLAVGVAITQALETAGYQDVQLKWPNDIYAQGKKLAGVLIEVEGQMGSACDCIIGVGLNMALDMGSERIDQPWIDLATLNPDGFDRNRVSALLLDELTRCADLFSQAGLEPFLEKWRNRNVYQDKPVYLIIGNKTVHGICKGIDKTGALLLEQEDGIQAYSGGEISVRAS